A genomic window from Dechloromonas sp. A34 includes:
- a CDS encoding M48 family metallopeptidase: MTPTFTLIFLLAFALTLAARLWLTLRHIRFVAEHRVAVPADFAERVALASHQKAADYTVDRNKTGLLTTLVDAALLLALTLGGGIAWLHDLWSARLDGLPYGVAMIFSLILISALIDLPFSLYRQFVIEARYGFNRMTLGLFFADLAKHTLLGLAIGTPVILAVLWLMGAMGPYWWLYVWLFWSAFNLLIMFVYPTWIAPLFNKFSPLEEGEMKSRIEALLTRCGFRSSGLFVMDGSKRSNHGNAYFTGFGNNKRIVFFDTLLNRLAPPEVEAVLAHELGHFRKKHVIKRIALMFAGSLAFLWLLGQLIDASWFYAGLGVPAQNTTLALILFFLVVPVFTFPLTPLSSYLSRRHEFEADAYAAEHAAAGDLIRALVKLYEDNASTLTPDPLHSLFYDSHPPAAQRIARLQEAAR; this comes from the coding sequence GTGACCCCGACCTTTACCCTGATCTTTCTCCTCGCCTTCGCCCTGACGCTGGCCGCCCGCCTGTGGCTGACCCTGCGCCACATCCGCTTCGTCGCCGAGCACCGCGTCGCGGTACCCGCCGACTTTGCCGAACGGGTCGCGCTGGCGTCGCACCAGAAAGCTGCCGATTACACGGTCGACCGCAATAAGACGGGCCTCCTCACCACCCTGGTCGATGCCGCCCTGCTGCTCGCCCTGACCCTGGGCGGCGGCATCGCCTGGCTGCACGACTTGTGGAGCGCCCGCCTGGACGGCCTGCCCTACGGCGTCGCGATGATCTTCAGCCTGATCCTGATCTCCGCCCTGATCGACCTGCCCTTCTCGCTGTATCGCCAGTTCGTCATCGAAGCCCGCTACGGCTTCAACCGGATGACCCTCGGCCTGTTCTTCGCCGATCTCGCCAAGCACACCCTGCTCGGCCTCGCCATCGGCACCCCGGTCATCCTTGCCGTACTCTGGCTGATGGGCGCCATGGGGCCCTACTGGTGGCTTTACGTCTGGCTATTCTGGAGCGCCTTCAATCTGCTGATCATGTTCGTCTACCCGACCTGGATCGCCCCGCTCTTCAACAAGTTTTCGCCGCTTGAGGAGGGCGAAATGAAGTCGCGCATCGAAGCCCTGCTCACCCGCTGCGGCTTCCGCTCCTCCGGCCTCTTCGTGATGGACGGCTCGAAGCGTTCGAACCACGGCAACGCCTACTTCACCGGCTTCGGCAACAACAAGCGCATCGTCTTCTTCGACACCCTGCTCAACCGCCTCGCACCGCCCGAAGTCGAGGCCGTGCTCGCCCACGAACTCGGCCACTTTCGCAAGAAACACGTCATCAAGCGCATCGCACTGATGTTCGCCGGCTCGCTCGCCTTCCTCTGGCTGCTCGGCCAGCTGATCGACGCATCCTGGTTCTACGCCGGGCTCGGCGTCCCGGCGCAGAATACGACCCTGGCCCTGATCCTGTTCTTCCTCGTCGTCCCGGTCTTCACCTTCCCGCTGACCCCGCTGAGCAGCTACCTGTCGCGCCGCCACGAGTTCGAGGCCGATGCCTATGCCGCCGAACACGCCGCCGCCGGCGACCTGATCCGCGCCCTGGTCAAGCTCTATGAGGACAACGCCTCGACGCTGACCCCCGACCCGCTGCATTCGCTGTTCTACGATTCCCACCCGCCGGCCGCCCAGCGCATCGCCCGCCTGCAGGAGGCCGCCCGCTGA
- the rsgA gene encoding ribosome small subunit-dependent GTPase A gives MEGRVIAAHGRQYVVELADGTRLPCFPRGKKSDIACGDRVDIQRTSDDQGVIEAIQPRTSLLYRSNEVKQKLIAANVDQLVIVVATEPAFSDELVTRALLAAESEEIEALIVLNKCDLSDKLAAARERLAVFARLGYRVVELSALEHADDLRPELYGVTSVLVGQSGMGKSTLVNALVPEANAATREISQALDSGKHTTTHATLYHLDGESQLIDSPGLQEFGLGHLDRQEIEHAFREFRPYLGQCRFRDCKHNREPDCVLSAAVAAGEIDDKRFAAYHRIMGTQR, from the coding sequence ATGGAAGGCCGCGTCATCGCAGCCCACGGCCGCCAGTACGTCGTCGAACTAGCGGACGGCACGCGGCTGCCCTGCTTTCCGCGCGGCAAGAAGAGCGATATCGCCTGCGGCGATCGGGTCGACATCCAGCGCACCTCAGACGATCAGGGCGTCATCGAAGCCATCCAGCCGCGCACCAGCCTTCTTTACCGCTCCAACGAGGTCAAACAGAAACTGATCGCTGCCAACGTCGATCAGCTGGTCATCGTCGTCGCCACCGAACCGGCCTTTTCCGACGAACTGGTGACCCGCGCCCTGCTCGCCGCCGAGAGCGAGGAAATCGAGGCGCTGATCGTCCTCAACAAGTGCGATCTGAGCGACAAGCTGGCGGCCGCCCGCGAGCGACTGGCCGTCTTCGCCCGCCTCGGCTACCGCGTCGTCGAGTTGTCTGCCCTTGAGCATGCCGACGACCTGCGCCCCGAGCTCTATGGCGTGACCAGCGTGCTGGTCGGCCAGTCCGGCATGGGCAAGTCGACCCTGGTCAATGCCCTGGTCCCGGAAGCCAATGCCGCGACCCGCGAAATTTCGCAGGCCCTCGATTCCGGCAAGCACACCACGACTCACGCCACGCTCTACCACCTCGACGGCGAAAGCCAGCTGATCGATTCGCCGGGCCTGCAGGAGTTCGGTCTCGGCCATCTCGACCGCCAGGAAATCGAACACGCCTTCCGCGAATTCCGTCCCTACCTCGGACAATGCCGCTTCCGCGACTGCAAGCACAACCGCGAGCCGGACTGTGTGCTGAGCGCGGCCGTCGCCGCCGGCGAAATCGATGACAAGCGTTTCGCTGCCTACCACCGCATCATGGGCACGCAACGCTAG
- a CDS encoding response regulator, translating to MPDNNQSTILIVDDTPENLSVLGELLQRSYRVRAANSGRRALQIAQSQPIPDLILLDVMMPEMDGYAVLAQLRAIPATAQIPVIFVTAMDAIEDEEHGLDCGAVDYITKPIRPAVVLARVRTQLELKRARDFLRDQNSYLEAEVARRMAENQLIQQVSIHALARLAETRDPETGNHLRRTQEYVRTLATALQDHPRFAAYLDHRTIDDLAKSAPLHDIGKVGIPDHILLKPDKLTPEEWEIMKTHAELGSHAIDQAEADADKSVEFLAIAKEIAHYHHEKWDGSGYPEGRVGDAIPISARLMALADVFDALICKRCYKPAFPFDQASRIIVEGSGKHFDPDVVATFVREFETFKRIALTYAE from the coding sequence ATGCCTGACAACAATCAATCGACCATACTAATCGTCGATGACACCCCGGAAAACCTCAGCGTTCTTGGCGAACTGCTTCAGCGTTCCTATCGGGTGCGAGCCGCCAACTCCGGTCGCCGGGCCTTGCAGATCGCCCAAAGCCAGCCCATCCCGGATCTCATTCTGCTCGACGTGATGATGCCGGAAATGGATGGCTATGCGGTTCTCGCCCAGTTGCGCGCCATTCCGGCGACCGCACAGATTCCGGTGATCTTCGTCACGGCGATGGATGCCATCGAGGACGAAGAGCACGGCCTCGATTGCGGCGCCGTCGATTACATCACCAAGCCGATCCGGCCGGCCGTCGTCCTCGCCCGCGTTCGCACCCAGCTCGAACTGAAGCGGGCGCGCGACTTTCTGCGCGACCAGAACAGTTATCTCGAAGCCGAAGTCGCCCGGCGGATGGCGGAAAACCAGCTGATCCAGCAGGTCAGCATCCATGCCCTGGCCCGCCTGGCCGAAACTCGCGATCCGGAAACCGGCAATCATTTGCGACGCACCCAGGAATACGTCCGCACCCTGGCCACCGCCCTCCAGGACCACCCACGCTTCGCCGCCTACCTCGACCACCGGACCATCGACGATCTCGCCAAATCGGCGCCTCTCCACGACATCGGCAAGGTCGGCATCCCCGACCATATTCTGCTCAAGCCGGACAAGCTGACCCCGGAAGAGTGGGAAATCATGAAAACCCATGCCGAACTGGGCAGCCATGCCATTGACCAGGCCGAGGCCGATGCCGATAAGAGTGTCGAATTCCTGGCCATCGCCAAGGAAATCGCCCATTACCACCATGAAAAATGGGACGGCAGCGGCTACCCCGAGGGGCGCGTCGGCGATGCCATTCCGATCTCCGCCCGCCTGATGGCTCTGGCCGATGTCTTCGATGCCCTGATCTGCAAGCGCTGTTACAAACCCGCCTTTCCTTTCGACCAGGCCAGCCGGATCATCGTCGAGGGCAGTGGCAAGCATTTCGACCCCGATGTCGTAGCCACCTTCGTTCGTGAATTCGAAACCTTCAAGCGCATTGCTCTGACCTATGCTGAATAG
- a CDS encoding PAS domain-containing protein yields MKDQPTTDSSLARKISQVVVPYAALAALWILVSDQVVGYLFPDPATQLVASSLKGLVFIAVTTLLLAILLRRLIHKIEMVTAAERAAWQKTHQAVGQYQAEQAQLRTLLDTLPDLIWLKDPQGVYLSCNKRFEAFFGASEETIRGKTDFDFVNRELAESFRANDRQALAAQAPRSNQEWVTFASDGHRELLLTTKAPMHDTTGRLIGVLGIGRDITQMHDLQERFKVAFNASPAAISLSTIDQGIYLDVNPRYAAMLGWKAEELLGHSSLELNLWPTPRPACAGVNSSRPTGRCRTI; encoded by the coding sequence ATGAAAGACCAGCCAACGACGGACAGCTCCCTCGCCCGAAAAATCAGCCAGGTCGTCGTTCCCTATGCCGCGCTGGCCGCACTGTGGATTCTGGTTTCCGATCAGGTAGTCGGCTATCTCTTCCCGGACCCCGCTACGCAGCTGGTCGCCAGTTCGCTGAAGGGTCTGGTCTTCATCGCCGTCACAACCTTGCTGCTGGCCATCCTGCTGCGCCGCCTGATCCACAAGATTGAGATGGTCACGGCGGCAGAACGCGCCGCCTGGCAAAAGACCCACCAGGCCGTCGGCCAATATCAGGCCGAGCAGGCACAGCTGCGTACGCTGCTCGACACCCTGCCCGACCTCATCTGGCTGAAGGACCCCCAAGGTGTCTACCTGAGTTGCAACAAACGCTTCGAAGCCTTCTTCGGGGCCAGCGAAGAAACGATCCGGGGGAAAACCGATTTTGACTTCGTCAATCGCGAACTCGCCGAGTCCTTCCGCGCCAACGACCGGCAAGCACTCGCCGCCCAGGCGCCGCGCAGCAACCAGGAATGGGTGACTTTTGCCAGCGACGGCCATCGCGAATTGCTGCTCACCACCAAGGCCCCGATGCACGACACCACCGGGCGCCTGATCGGCGTCCTCGGGATCGGCCGCGACATCACCCAGATGCACGACCTGCAGGAACGCTTCAAGGTCGCCTTCAATGCCAGCCCGGCAGCCATTTCGCTGAGCACCATCGACCAGGGCATCTATCTCGACGTCAATCCCCGATATGCCGCAATGCTCGGCTGGAAAGCCGAAGAATTGCTCGGCCACAGCTCGCTCGAACTCAACCTCTGGCCGACCCCGAGGCCCGCCTGCGCTGGCGTGAACAGCTCGAGGCCAACGGGCAGATGCAGGACTATCTGA
- a CDS encoding PAS domain S-box protein gives MQDYLTEWRRRDGTMISISLSAEIISLSDRPYVLGFVLDISERKLAENAVFQLQERLAVAFRAAPVAACITRVVDGKMIDVNDRMLSEYNASREELIGKTTIEAGLWDAGDRARMIELLRRDGFVVDFDSVGIGRDGRRRRISLSAAKIDVDGEPHLVVYIIDVSERRAAEEALRVREEIYRSIVTQANDGICLIDPETLQFVEINDTIIHNLGYSREEFAGINLLDLQVEGTESELRQLLASIAQQGNATFERRHRRQDGSEQIARIAAAAISVGDGVRICAIWQDITEEKRATAELERHRHHLQELVGERTAQLANAKEIAEQASQAKSVFLANMSHEIRTPMNAIIGLNHLAERHTHDPEQLARLRKVADAAHHLLAIINQILDISKIEAGKLELEPTDFQLTRILDNTSALILDRLRSRGLAFHTEIDPAVPPVLHGDPLRIGQILLNYLSNAVKFTEHGQITLKVSLDGETPGGLIVRFAVIDTGIGIPVEQQARIFDAFEQADSTTTRRFGGTGLGLAIASRLAALMGGESGLSSTAGQGSTFWFTARLGHGSAADDDSGPPLLPDEAERILASRHQRARILVVEDNAVNQEVALDLLQSVGLEADLAADGAQAVKMFAEHDYDLILMDMQMPVMDGLAATRLIRQSEKGGSVPILAMTANAFGEDHRRCLAAGMNDHIAKPVDPSNLYATLIKWLSIAGHRAPTAPAPAAALPSAPADAADPAFMLALQDIPGLDVELGLRAVRGRVASFRRLLGTFIAQHGSDDEAIASALGEQRPADATHLAHALKGAAGTLGLGEIHAAAAELNDELRNPGSHQEPAVLLATLSDTMQRTLPALKSLLDTTPGNPS, from the coding sequence ATGCAGGACTATCTGACCGAATGGCGGCGCCGCGATGGCACCATGATCTCGATCAGCCTGTCGGCCGAGATCATTTCGCTGAGCGACCGCCCCTACGTGCTCGGCTTCGTACTCGACATTTCCGAACGCAAGCTGGCGGAAAATGCCGTTTTCCAGCTCCAGGAACGCCTTGCTGTCGCCTTCCGCGCCGCGCCGGTAGCCGCCTGCATCACCCGCGTCGTCGATGGCAAGATGATCGACGTCAACGACCGAATGCTCAGCGAATACAACGCCAGCCGCGAAGAACTGATCGGCAAGACGACAATCGAAGCCGGTCTCTGGGACGCAGGGGACCGTGCCCGGATGATTGAACTCCTCCGCCGTGACGGCTTCGTCGTCGATTTCGACAGCGTCGGTATCGGCCGCGACGGCCGGCGGCGGCGGATAAGCCTGTCGGCAGCAAAAATCGATGTCGATGGCGAGCCCCATCTGGTGGTCTATATCATCGATGTCTCCGAGCGGCGGGCGGCCGAAGAGGCCCTGCGCGTCCGCGAGGAGATCTACCGCAGCATCGTCACCCAGGCCAACGACGGCATCTGCCTGATCGATCCCGAAACCCTGCAGTTCGTCGAAATCAACGACACGATCATCCACAACCTGGGCTACAGCCGCGAGGAATTCGCCGGCATCAACCTCCTCGACCTGCAGGTAGAGGGCACCGAGAGCGAACTTCGCCAATTGCTGGCGAGCATCGCGCAGCAGGGCAATGCCACCTTCGAGCGCCGCCACCGGCGCCAGGACGGCAGCGAACAAATCGCCCGCATCGCCGCCGCTGCTATCAGCGTCGGCGATGGTGTACGAATCTGCGCGATCTGGCAGGACATTACCGAAGAGAAGCGGGCCACGGCCGAACTCGAGCGACACCGCCATCATCTCCAGGAACTGGTCGGTGAACGTACGGCCCAGCTGGCCAACGCCAAGGAAATCGCCGAGCAGGCCAGTCAGGCAAAGAGCGTCTTCCTGGCCAACATGAGTCACGAAATCCGCACCCCGATGAATGCCATCATCGGCCTCAACCATCTGGCCGAGCGCCATACCCACGACCCTGAACAACTCGCGCGCCTGCGCAAGGTGGCCGATGCCGCCCATCACCTGCTGGCCATCATCAACCAGATTCTCGACATCTCGAAAATCGAGGCCGGCAAGCTCGAGCTCGAGCCCACCGATTTCCAGCTCACCCGTATCCTCGACAACACCAGCGCCCTGATCCTCGACCGCTTGCGTTCGCGCGGCCTGGCCTTCCACACCGAGATCGATCCTGCCGTGCCGCCAGTGCTGCATGGCGACCCCTTGCGCATCGGCCAGATCCTGCTGAATTACCTGTCGAATGCCGTCAAGTTTACCGAGCACGGCCAGATCACCCTCAAGGTCAGCCTCGACGGCGAGACGCCAGGCGGCCTGATTGTCCGTTTCGCCGTCATCGACACCGGCATCGGCATTCCCGTCGAGCAGCAGGCGCGCATTTTCGATGCTTTCGAGCAAGCCGACAGCACGACCACCCGCCGCTTTGGCGGCACCGGCCTCGGCCTCGCCATCGCCAGCCGTCTGGCGGCGCTGATGGGCGGCGAAAGCGGGCTGAGCAGCACCGCGGGGCAGGGCAGCACCTTCTGGTTCACCGCCCGCCTCGGGCACGGCAGCGCCGCCGACGACGACAGCGGCCCGCCCCTGCTGCCCGACGAAGCCGAGCGAATTCTCGCCAGCCGCCACCAGCGGGCGCGCATCCTGGTCGTCGAGGACAATGCGGTCAATCAGGAGGTGGCGCTCGACCTGCTGCAAAGCGTCGGCCTCGAAGCCGACCTGGCGGCCGACGGCGCCCAGGCCGTCAAGATGTTCGCCGAGCACGACTACGACCTGATCCTGATGGATATGCAGATGCCGGTCATGGATGGGCTGGCCGCCACCCGGCTGATCCGCCAAAGCGAAAAGGGCGGCTCGGTGCCGATCCTGGCGATGACCGCCAACGCCTTTGGCGAAGACCACCGGCGCTGTCTCGCCGCCGGCATGAACGATCATATTGCCAAGCCGGTCGACCCCAGCAATCTCTATGCGACATTGATCAAGTGGCTGTCGATCGCCGGTCACCGCGCGCCGACGGCACCCGCCCCGGCGGCTGCGCTGCCAAGCGCACCGGCCGACGCTGCCGACCCCGCATTCATGCTTGCCCTGCAGGACATCCCCGGCCTCGATGTCGAATTGGGGTTGCGGGCGGTACGCGGCCGGGTCGCCAGCTTCCGGCGCCTGCTGGGGACCTTCATAGCCCAGCATGGCAGCGACGACGAGGCCATCGCCAGCGCCCTCGGCGAGCAACGGCCGGCCGACGCCACCCACCTCGCCCACGCCCTCAAGGGGGCTGCCGGCACGCTCGGCCTTGGTGAAATTCACGCCGCCGCCGCCGAACTCAACGACGAACTGCGCAACCCGGGTAGTCACCAGGAACCTGCCGTACTGCTCGCCACTCTGTCCGACACCATGCAGCGCACGCTGCCGGCCCTCAAATCACTGCTCGACACGACCCCGGGAAATCCCTCTTGA